A region of Nomascus leucogenys isolate Asia unplaced genomic scaffold, Asia_NLE_v1 001142F_41235_qpd_obj, whole genome shotgun sequence DNA encodes the following proteins:
- the LOC115833934 gene encoding tripartite motif-containing protein 49D-like produces the protein MNSGISQVFQREVTCPICMNYFIDPVTIDCGHSFCRPCFYLNWQDIPILTQCFECTKSTEQRNLKTNIHLKKMASLARKASLWLFLSSEEQMCGTHRETKKMFCEVDKSLLCSLCSSSQEHRDHRHCPVEWAAEEHREKLLKKMQSLWGKARENQRNLNVETTRISHWKDYVNVRLEAIRAEYQKMPAFHHEEEKQNLEMLKKKGRDIFHQLHLSKAKMAHRREILRGTYEELMKMCHKPDVELLQAFGDILYRSECVLLHMPQPLNLELRAGPITGLRDRLNQFRVDITLHHNEANSHIFRCGDLRSICIGCDRQNAPHITATPTSFLAWAAQTFTSGKYYWEVHVGDSWNWAFGVCNKYWQGKNQNGSIYGEEGLFSLGCVKNDTQCSLFTTSPITLQYVPRPTSHVGLFLDCEARTVSFVDVNQSSPIYTISNCSFSPPLRPVFCCIHL, from the exons ATGAATTCTGGAATCTCGCAAGTCTTCCAGAGGGAAGTCACCTGCCCCATCTGCATGAACTACTTCATAGACCCGGTCACCATagactgtgggcacagcttttgcCGGCCCTGTTTCTACCTCAACTGGCAAGACATCCCAATTCTTACTCAGTGCTTTGAATGCACAAAGTCAACAGAGCAGAGAAACCTCAAAACTAACATTCATTTGAAGAAGATGGCTTCCCTTGCCAGGAAAGCCAGTCTCTGGCTATTCCTGAGCTCTGAGGAGCAAATGTGTGGCACTCACAGGGAGACAAAGAAGATGTTCTGTGAAGTGGACAAGAGCCTGCTCTGTTCGCTGTGCTCCAGCTCTCAGGAGCACCGGGATCACAGACACTGTCCCGTTGAGTGGGCTGCTGAGGAACACCGG GAgaagcttttaaagaaaatgcagtctTTATGGGGAAAAGCTCGTGAAAATCAGAGAAACCTGAACGTGGAAACCACCAGAATCAGCCACTGGAAG GATTATGTGAATGTAAGGCTAGAAGCTATTAGAGCTGAGTATCAGAAGATGCCTGCATTTCATcatgaggaagaaaaacagaatttggaGATGCTGAAAAAGAAGGGGAGAGATATTTTTCATCAACTGCATTTAAGCAAAGCCAAAATGGCTCATAGGAGGGAGATTTTAAGAGGAACGTATGAGGAGCTGATGAAAATGTGCCATAAACCAGATGTGGAGCTACTTCAG gcttTTGGAGACATATTATACAG GAGTGAGTGCGTGCTGCTGCACATGCCCCAGCCTCTGAATCTAGAGCTCAGGGCGGGGCCCATCACTGGACTGAGGGACAGGCTCAACCAATTCCGAG tagATATTACTCTGCATCATAATGAAGCCAACAGTCATATCTTTCGGTGTGGAGATTTGAGAAGCATTTGTATTGGATGTGACCGTCAAAATGCGCCCCATATCACTGCAACACCTACAAGTTTTCTTGCATGGGCTGCTCAGACTTTCACCTCCGGCAAATATTACTGGGAGGTCCATGTGGGGGACTCTTGGAATTGGGCTTTTGGTGTCTGTAATAAGTATTGGCAAGGGAAGAATCAGAATGGCAGTATATATGGAGAGGAGGGACTCTTTAGTCTTGGGTGTGTTAAGAACGACACTCAGTGCAGTCTCTTTACCACCTCCCCTATTACACTGCAATATGTCCCAAGACCTACCAGCCATGTAGGATTATTCCTGGATTGTGAAGCTAGAACTGTGAGCTTTGTTGATGTTAATCAAAGCTCCCCTATATACACCATCTCTAATTGctccttctcacctcctctcAGGCCTGTCTTTTGCTGTATTCACCTCTGA